Proteins encoded within one genomic window of Amycolatopsis nigrescens CSC17Ta-90:
- a CDS encoding MFS transporter — MALLARLDRLPLSRPHYGLLLIGGLGYTFDGMDSAVVAFLLPSVKAVWGLDNGQLGLIGSATPFGFLFGAVAAGLLGDRIGRKQVMMYALAFYAVFSVIAAFSPNYGVFLGARVLAGAGAGAESAIIAPFLSEFVPAKRRGWFVGALAGFFSFGFVAAALIGRFVVPAGAEGWRVAQLITAVPIVMLLWWRRSLPESPRFLLAKGRREEAEAVVVALERKVEAATGRPLPPVPEATAQPAVQTPKVNLLSALKFLWSPAMAKRTSVIWLVWFVITFSYYGFFSWIPTLLVDRGITVTKSFEFSIIIYLAQVPGYFSAAWLSEKLDRKHTIALYLAGSAISAFWLSQMDSGWSITLAGAVLSFFLNGTYAGVYSYTPEVFPTWIRATGTGLSSAFGRVGSILAPTIIGLSAASLGFAGVFGLTTAVLAAGVICVIVFGLSTAGRSLEDLTEHGRPVQTAKEMTK; from the coding sequence ATGGCGTTGCTGGCGAGACTGGACCGGCTCCCGCTGAGCCGTCCCCACTACGGGCTGCTGCTGATCGGCGGGCTTGGCTACACGTTCGACGGCATGGACTCGGCCGTGGTGGCCTTCCTGCTGCCCAGCGTGAAGGCCGTCTGGGGACTGGACAACGGCCAGCTCGGCCTGATCGGCTCGGCGACCCCGTTCGGGTTTCTGTTCGGCGCGGTTGCGGCGGGCCTGCTCGGCGACCGGATCGGCCGCAAGCAGGTGATGATGTACGCGCTCGCCTTCTACGCGGTGTTTTCGGTCATCGCGGCTTTCTCCCCGAACTACGGGGTCTTCCTCGGTGCCCGCGTGCTTGCCGGCGCCGGAGCCGGGGCGGAAAGCGCAATCATCGCGCCGTTCCTGTCCGAGTTCGTGCCGGCGAAACGGCGGGGCTGGTTCGTCGGCGCGCTGGCCGGATTCTTTTCCTTCGGTTTCGTGGCCGCGGCGCTGATCGGCCGGTTCGTCGTACCGGCCGGAGCGGAAGGTTGGCGGGTGGCGCAGCTGATCACCGCGGTGCCGATCGTGATGCTGCTGTGGTGGCGGCGCTCGCTGCCGGAGTCGCCACGCTTCCTGCTTGCGAAGGGACGTCGCGAAGAGGCCGAAGCCGTGGTCGTCGCACTGGAACGCAAGGTCGAGGCGGCTACCGGACGCCCGTTGCCACCGGTGCCCGAAGCGACCGCGCAGCCGGCCGTGCAGACGCCCAAGGTCAACCTGCTGAGCGCGCTGAAGTTCCTGTGGAGCCCGGCAATGGCCAAGCGGACCTCGGTGATCTGGCTGGTCTGGTTCGTCATCACGTTCTCGTACTACGGCTTCTTCTCGTGGATCCCGACCCTCCTGGTGGACCGCGGGATCACGGTGACGAAGAGCTTCGAGTTCTCGATCATCATCTACCTGGCCCAGGTCCCCGGTTACTTCTCCGCGGCCTGGCTGTCCGAAAAACTGGACCGCAAGCACACCATCGCGCTGTATCTGGCCGGGTCCGCGATCAGCGCGTTCTGGCTGAGCCAGATGGACAGCGGATGGTCGATCACGCTGGCCGGGGCGGTGCTGTCGTTTTTCCTGAACGGCACTTACGCGGGCGTCTACTCCTACACCCCCGAGGTGTTCCCGACCTGGATCAGGGCCACCGGCACCGGGCTCTCCAGCGCTTTCGGCCGGGTGGGCAGCATCCTGGCGCCGACCATCATCGGCCTGTCCGCGGCCAGCCTCGGCTTCGCCGGGGTGTTCGGACTGACCACCGCCGTGCTGGCGGCCGGGGTGATCTGCGTGATCGTGTTCGGCCTGTCCACCGCCGGACGTTCCCTGGAAGACCTGACCGAGCACGGCCGCCCCGTGCAGACCGCCAAGGAGATGACCAAGTGA
- a CDS encoding MurR/RpiR family transcriptional regulator: protein MTEILQEGGRVTAGSADDGYEDWLRDRTPARGLRPKAAAVLNVLLSQPRRASFGSATELAQLAGVNTATVTRTAQALGFAGWPALQQELRARYLSSLSAPQVAAEHHEAGSPGSASLRRDLDSLALLNRRFDDSVIRTVAEAVAAGRRTVVVADGSYASIGIAFSHNARLAGYDVQSVTTGSAELANAVAKLGAQDVLIAISFWRLYESTVVAADEARSRGARVFAITDAASPALTAAAEEVLIVPAEGVAFFPSLTTGMALVQAVVTQLAAVEPERTSASIEGAEMMWSRFRLMHRRPTSSGS from the coding sequence GTGACCGAAATTCTGCAGGAGGGCGGGCGCGTGACAGCGGGCAGCGCGGACGATGGTTACGAGGACTGGCTGCGGGACCGGACCCCCGCCCGCGGCCTCCGGCCGAAAGCCGCCGCGGTGCTCAACGTGCTGCTGTCCCAGCCGCGGCGGGCGTCGTTCGGTTCGGCCACCGAGCTCGCCCAGCTCGCGGGGGTCAACACCGCCACCGTGACCAGGACCGCGCAGGCACTCGGTTTCGCCGGCTGGCCCGCCTTGCAACAGGAGTTGCGGGCGCGGTACCTGTCCTCGCTGAGCGCACCGCAGGTCGCGGCCGAACACCACGAGGCCGGCTCGCCCGGCTCGGCATCACTGCGTCGCGACCTCGACAGCCTGGCCCTGCTCAACCGACGCTTCGACGACAGCGTGATCCGGACAGTCGCGGAGGCGGTCGCCGCTGGCCGCCGGACGGTGGTGGTGGCCGACGGCAGCTACGCGTCGATCGGGATCGCGTTCTCGCACAACGCCAGGCTGGCCGGTTACGACGTGCAGTCGGTGACCACCGGATCCGCCGAGCTGGCGAACGCGGTGGCCAAGCTCGGCGCACAGGACGTGCTGATCGCGATCAGTTTCTGGCGGCTCTACGAGAGCACCGTGGTGGCCGCGGACGAGGCGCGCAGCCGGGGCGCCAGGGTCTTCGCGATCACCGACGCGGCCAGCCCCGCGCTGACCGCCGCGGCCGAGGAGGTGCTGATCGTGCCCGCCGAGGGAGTCGCCTTCTTCCCCTCGCTCACCACGGGAATGGCGCTCGTCCAGGCCGTGGTCACCCAGCTCGCCGCCGTCGAACCGGAGCGCACCAGCGCGTCGATCGAAGGCGCCGAGATGATGTGGAGCCGGTTCCGGCTGATGCACCGCCGCCCCACGTCCTCCGGTTCCTGA
- a CDS encoding GntR family transcriptional regulator — translation MAPPLYLRIRAELEERIRSGDLPPGTRLPTEAELREQHGVSRATAQRVLHELAQAGLVVRHRRRGTFVADGVRQENLLRFVNPQLTGPEIPGRHAVHSAAVIPASDAEVELPGLGADQPVTQLVRLKFDVDENPIAVEFTAVPFALAPRLLDEDLVNLTMMPYFARQGVPVAKSRMYLDPVLLEKRHADLLAIAPGQPVLRQRRLTWLTNGEIAESGAYFLRPGMMDFYIEHSVLAE, via the coding sequence ATGGCACCACCCCTCTACCTGAGAATCCGCGCCGAACTCGAGGAACGGATCCGGTCGGGGGACCTGCCGCCCGGCACGCGGTTACCCACCGAGGCCGAGCTGCGGGAGCAGCACGGAGTCAGCCGCGCTACCGCGCAGCGGGTCCTGCACGAACTGGCCCAGGCCGGGCTGGTGGTACGGCATCGACGGCGCGGCACCTTCGTCGCCGACGGTGTGCGGCAGGAAAACCTGCTGCGTTTCGTCAACCCGCAACTGACCGGTCCGGAGATTCCGGGCAGGCACGCGGTGCATTCCGCGGCCGTGATACCGGCTTCCGACGCCGAGGTGGAACTGCCCGGCCTCGGCGCCGACCAGCCGGTGACCCAGCTCGTCCGGCTGAAGTTCGATGTCGACGAGAACCCGATCGCCGTGGAGTTCACCGCGGTTCCGTTCGCGCTCGCCCCGCGCCTGCTTGACGAGGACCTGGTGAACCTGACGATGATGCCCTATTTCGCCAGACAGGGCGTACCGGTCGCCAAATCGAGAATGTATCTGGACCCCGTGCTGCTGGAAAAGCGGCATGCCGACCTGCTGGCCATCGCTCCGGGACAGCCGGTGCTCCGGCAACGCCGACTCACCTGGCTCACCAACGGCGAAATAGCCGAATCGGGCGCGTATTTCCTGCGCCCCGGAATGATGGACTTCTACATAGAACATTCCGTGCTCGCAGAATAG
- the solA gene encoding N-methyl-L-tryptophan oxidase: MAASAPRVAVIGGGVIGAMSAWQLAGRGARVTVFDRYGRGHDRGASAGESRIFRTIYKEGGGYVPLLRRAGELWRELEATSGRELLTLCGGLTIGLPEHPDLLSVRRCAREHELPHRILDSTQAGGTFPQHRMDRAEIAVFDPNAGVLRPEPAVQAALDAAESLGAEIRSYQPVDELAETATGWRITVDGHRFDTDHVLLCPGPWARTLLPRKEISVQARLITACWFAARDVAGHRPDRLPIAVRRHAEAGFSCFPVLDGVAVKIVPHHLGWPDLDDPGDLPRGAEPAFAKAASAAVERLLPGLVPHPVRIGTYAEGFTPDEHAIVGPLPGSANATVLTGFSGHGFKLAPVLGEIAGDLVFHGKSGYDIGHLDPSRFA, from the coding sequence ATGGCCGCTTCCGCTCCCCGAGTTGCCGTCATCGGCGGCGGCGTGATCGGCGCGATGAGCGCCTGGCAGCTGGCCGGGCGTGGCGCGCGGGTGACCGTGTTCGACCGGTACGGCCGGGGTCACGACCGCGGCGCTTCGGCCGGTGAATCGCGCATCTTCCGGACCATCTACAAGGAAGGCGGCGGGTACGTCCCGCTGCTGCGCCGCGCCGGCGAGCTCTGGCGCGAGCTGGAGGCCACCTCCGGCCGCGAGCTGCTCACCTTGTGCGGGGGCCTGACCATCGGCCTGCCGGAGCATCCGGACCTGCTCTCCGTGCGGCGCTGCGCGCGGGAACACGAACTCCCCCACCGGATCCTCGACTCCACGCAGGCGGGCGGCACTTTCCCCCAGCACCGGATGGACCGGGCCGAGATCGCCGTTTTCGACCCCAACGCGGGGGTGTTGCGCCCGGAACCCGCGGTGCAGGCGGCGCTCGACGCGGCCGAGTCGCTCGGCGCGGAAATCCGCTCCTACCAGCCGGTGGACGAGCTCGCGGAGACCGCGACGGGCTGGCGGATCACCGTGGACGGCCACCGGTTCGACACCGACCACGTGCTGCTCTGTCCCGGGCCCTGGGCGCGGACCCTCTTGCCGCGCAAGGAGATCAGCGTGCAGGCCCGGCTCATCACGGCCTGCTGGTTCGCCGCCCGCGACGTCGCCGGGCACCGCCCCGACCGGCTGCCCATCGCGGTGCGCCGGCACGCCGAGGCCGGGTTCTCCTGCTTCCCGGTGCTGGACGGGGTCGCGGTCAAGATCGTTCCGCACCACCTCGGCTGGCCCGATCTGGACGACCCCGGCGACCTCCCCCGCGGCGCGGAGCCCGCCTTCGCGAAGGCGGCATCGGCCGCGGTCGAACGCCTGCTGCCGGGACTGGTGCCGCATCCGGTGCGGATCGGCACCTACGCCGAGGGCTTCACCCCGGACGAGCACGCGATCGTGGGCCCGTTGCCGGGCAGCGCGAACGCGACCGTCCTCACCGGATTCTCCGGGCACGGTTTCAAACTGGCCCCCGTGCTCGGCGAAATCGCCGGCGACCTGGTGTTCCACGGCAAGTCCGGCTACGACATCGGCCACCTGGACCCGTCCCGGTTCGCCTGA
- a CDS encoding sodium:solute symporter family protein — MPKNSTGQIIAIIVVSLVIIGIGALLSMYFGRRAKSSADWLAAPESLPLAVVVITQFATAVGGGVLIAHVGIAYSAGWSVFVYEGCVLVGFLGLALIARWLREQKFTTVPDILTRLFGANKTVTAVAGLAALIVPFGWLATQFVAFAKLFGQLTGIPAAVLVIAIMAGSLIFVLPGGLTSVAWTDFVFGIFKIVMSLVIAGYAIYLAGGWGGITSRVPERLWSTGGLTAVGGEQIWLWVAAIVPGTLTNQLYYQRVFATKKVGDARRGLVLSGATILISGVYAGCIGLAVRAMKPDLAGPEQAAGWLITQLPTALLILFGAFLVATIISTTGAALQSVVANMTRDLYQNVFGGRRGDRATVSLSRLFTVGVAILAAVLAIAFPSALGWLVASYAYSAAALAAPIFLGFVLRKRFALRPVAALSSMVAGIGGCAVAQLAGTTVPYAVYGIGISAVVLLVFGVTSGAATSSTAPEPSDSKEKV, encoded by the coding sequence ATGCCCAAGAACTCGACCGGACAGATCATCGCGATCATCGTGGTCAGCCTGGTCATCATCGGAATAGGCGCCCTGCTGTCGATGTACTTCGGCCGCCGCGCCAAGAGCTCCGCGGACTGGCTCGCCGCCCCGGAGTCGCTGCCGCTGGCCGTTGTGGTGATCACCCAGTTCGCCACCGCCGTCGGCGGCGGGGTGCTCATCGCGCACGTCGGCATCGCCTACTCGGCGGGCTGGTCGGTGTTCGTCTACGAAGGCTGTGTGCTGGTGGGCTTCCTCGGCCTCGCCCTGATCGCCCGCTGGCTGCGGGAGCAGAAGTTCACCACGGTGCCGGACATCCTCACCCGGCTGTTCGGCGCGAACAAGACGGTCACCGCGGTGGCCGGATTGGCCGCGCTGATCGTGCCGTTCGGCTGGCTGGCCACCCAGTTCGTGGCGTTCGCGAAGCTGTTCGGCCAGCTCACCGGCATCCCGGCGGCGGTGCTGGTGATCGCGATCATGGCGGGCTCACTGATCTTCGTGCTGCCCGGCGGGCTGACCTCGGTGGCCTGGACCGACTTCGTGTTCGGCATCTTCAAGATCGTGATGTCGCTGGTCATCGCCGGCTACGCGATCTACCTGGCTGGCGGCTGGGGCGGGATCACCTCCCGCGTCCCGGAACGGTTGTGGAGCACCGGCGGGCTGACCGCGGTCGGTGGCGAGCAGATCTGGCTGTGGGTGGCCGCGATCGTGCCGGGCACCCTGACCAACCAGCTGTACTACCAGCGCGTGTTCGCCACCAAGAAGGTCGGCGACGCCCGCCGCGGCCTGGTGCTGTCCGGGGCCACCATCCTGATCTCGGGCGTCTACGCGGGCTGCATCGGCCTCGCCGTGCGGGCGATGAAACCGGACCTGGCCGGGCCGGAGCAGGCGGCGGGCTGGCTGATCACCCAGTTGCCGACGGCGCTGCTGATCCTGTTCGGCGCGTTCCTGGTGGCCACCATCATCTCCACCACCGGCGCGGCGCTGCAGTCCGTGGTCGCGAACATGACCCGTGACCTCTACCAGAACGTGTTCGGCGGGCGACGCGGCGACCGGGCGACGGTTTCGCTTTCGCGGCTGTTCACCGTGGGGGTGGCCATCCTCGCCGCGGTGCTGGCCATCGCGTTCCCCAGCGCGCTGGGCTGGCTGGTGGCCAGCTACGCCTACTCCGCCGCCGCGCTCGCCGCGCCGATCTTCCTCGGCTTCGTGCTGCGCAAGCGATTCGCCCTGCGTCCGGTGGCGGCGTTGAGCAGCATGGTGGCGGGGATCGGCGGCTGCGCGGTGGCCCAACTCGCCGGCACCACGGTGCCCTACGCCGTCTACGGCATCGGGATATCGGCCGTGGTGCTGCTCGTCTTCGGCGTCACCAGCGGCGCCGCGACGTCTTCGACCGCACCGGAACCGTCCGACAGCAAGGAGAAAGTGTGA
- a CDS encoding NAD(P)/FAD-dependent oxidoreductase: protein MNIAVVGLGELGASVARSLATAGARVTVFERATPAAGTTGTSFAWVNSHQKNPLSYHELNVAGIAEHYALLDDAPARQCFFPSGNLEWAADEAGTKRLREATDMLRDRGYPVRWITADRARLLVPDLRVPGDVEIAYYPQEGYVLPVPLLARLWGEARDHGAELRCPVEILDIEERPGSVRLGLSTGDTADFDRVVLATGRWTERTAAMAGLAIPVADPDAPGSATVGFLGYTTPVPARVPAVLTTPRLNVRPDGGGRLVIQGLDLDAGADPAIEPPADGPVAGELCSRLTDLVDGAAGARLTSLRVGQRAMPADGLTVAGSAGDRVYALCTHSGITLGPLLGRLATREILTGEPSPLLDDFRPGRFAGVAKTDLRPLTPARFAGQQ, encoded by the coding sequence GTGAACATCGCAGTAGTCGGGCTCGGCGAGCTCGGCGCGAGCGTGGCCAGGTCGCTGGCGACCGCCGGTGCCAGGGTGACCGTGTTCGAGCGTGCCACGCCCGCGGCTGGCACCACCGGCACCTCGTTCGCCTGGGTGAACTCGCATCAGAAGAACCCGTTGAGCTACCACGAGCTCAACGTGGCCGGCATCGCCGAGCACTACGCGCTGCTGGACGACGCCCCCGCGCGGCAGTGCTTCTTCCCCAGCGGGAACCTGGAATGGGCCGCCGACGAAGCGGGTACGAAGCGGCTGCGCGAAGCCACCGACATGCTGCGCGACCGCGGCTATCCGGTCAGGTGGATCACCGCGGACCGGGCCCGCCTGCTGGTGCCGGACCTTCGGGTGCCCGGCGACGTGGAGATCGCCTACTACCCGCAGGAAGGTTACGTGCTGCCGGTGCCGCTGCTGGCCCGGCTCTGGGGCGAAGCACGCGACCACGGCGCGGAACTGCGCTGCCCTGTCGAAATTCTCGACATCGAAGAACGCCCCGGTTCGGTCCGGCTCGGACTGTCCACCGGCGACACCGCGGACTTCGACCGGGTGGTGCTCGCCACCGGCCGCTGGACCGAGCGGACCGCGGCCATGGCCGGCCTGGCGATACCGGTCGCCGATCCCGACGCGCCGGGCTCGGCCACGGTCGGATTTCTCGGCTACACCACCCCGGTGCCGGCCAGGGTGCCGGCGGTGCTCACCACACCGCGGCTCAACGTCCGGCCCGACGGCGGCGGACGGCTGGTCATCCAAGGTCTCGACCTCGACGCCGGCGCCGACCCCGCCATCGAGCCGCCTGCCGACGGCCCGGTGGCGGGCGAACTGTGCTCGCGGCTGACCGATCTGGTCGACGGGGCCGCAGGTGCGCGCCTGACGTCGCTGCGGGTCGGCCAACGCGCGATGCCCGCCGACGGGCTCACCGTGGCCGGCTCGGCCGGCGACCGCGTGTACGCGCTCTGCACGCACAGCGGCATCACCCTCGGGCCGCTGCTCGGCAGGCTGGCCACGCGGGAAATCCTCACCGGCGAGCCGAGCCCCCTGCTCGACGACTTCCGGCCAGGGCGGTTCGCCGGCGTCGCCAAGACCGACCTTCGCCCGCTCACCCCGGCCCGGTTCGCCGGGCAGCAATAG
- a CDS encoding DUF6801 domain-containing protein, whose protein sequence is MAETKLKTVRRQSARAGIVASIVAILVGLFGGGMANAAEKSLTFKGAFPIIGEQSVTAVVKAEIPATATGGQALSVPFTLDVDAGVAAGDGLRLVGATKISGNIKSSVTIKLASGDTVPLPVELPIPETPVPPEGALTFSASGTVEFTVPAGTPAGTATTSVDPEAVSHVVTDSDLGEFDVNLALDPPDQDTVLGTTEIS, encoded by the coding sequence GTGGCAGAAACCAAGTTGAAAACAGTTCGCCGCCAGTCGGCCAGAGCTGGAATTGTCGCCTCCATCGTAGCCATTCTGGTCGGCCTTTTCGGCGGCGGTATGGCGAACGCGGCGGAGAAGTCCCTGACTTTCAAGGGCGCCTTCCCGATCATCGGTGAGCAGTCGGTGACCGCTGTGGTGAAGGCCGAGATCCCGGCCACCGCCACCGGAGGGCAGGCCCTGTCGGTTCCGTTCACCCTCGACGTCGACGCCGGCGTGGCCGCCGGTGACGGCCTGCGGCTGGTGGGCGCCACCAAGATCTCCGGCAACATCAAGTCGTCGGTGACGATCAAGCTGGCCAGCGGTGACACCGTTCCGCTGCCGGTCGAACTGCCCATCCCGGAGACGCCGGTGCCGCCGGAGGGCGCGCTGACCTTCTCCGCGAGCGGCACCGTCGAGTTCACCGTCCCCGCCGGTACCCCGGCGGGCACCGCCACCACCAGTGTCGACCCGGAAGCGGTCTCCCACGTGGTGACCGACAGCGACCTCGGCGAGTTCGACGTGAACCTGGCCCTCGACCCGCCGGACCAGGACACCGTGCTCGGTACCACCGAGATCAGCTGA
- a CDS encoding acyltransferase family protein — MNVGFGWLRLAGAALVILDHSAALTRNTHEGDEGNAFPLGRLVLLAIFAMSGYQISGSWDRDPCWWRFAARRLLRLLPPLLVLLLITVLVLGPLLTTWSLGDYLTSRDTWQYLVGTFVLFLLQHVLPGVFEDNPYPAAVNGSLWTLPMEVVGYLIVLTIGLLVALGVARLVVLLPLLAGLMVLDGAFVLKTLAPVAWMSVVVGSLVAYMVAYVLGMVLYALRDRLPFSPLAAAALLILWLALYWTPARYFMMPAVAAYGAIAMARNWPAKWVVGRRWMAGSYGMYLWGFLVQQLIVAAGVRDPWLLTACAVPVAYLCGVLSWVLVEEPTQRWRRHLRPPRPPARQDARQDTVAVSA, encoded by the coding sequence GTGAACGTGGGCTTCGGCTGGCTTCGGCTGGCCGGTGCCGCGCTGGTGATCCTCGATCACAGTGCGGCGCTGACCCGGAACACGCACGAGGGCGACGAGGGCAATGCCTTCCCGCTGGGCCGCCTGGTGCTGCTGGCGATCTTCGCGATGAGCGGCTACCAGATCAGCGGCAGCTGGGATCGTGACCCGTGCTGGTGGCGGTTCGCCGCCCGCCGGTTGCTGCGCCTGCTGCCACCACTGCTGGTCCTGCTGCTGATCACGGTGCTCGTCCTCGGCCCGCTGCTGACCACCTGGTCACTGGGCGACTACCTGACCAGCCGGGATACCTGGCAGTACCTGGTCGGCACCTTCGTGCTCTTCCTGCTGCAGCACGTGCTGCCCGGGGTGTTCGAGGACAATCCGTACCCGGCGGCGGTCAACGGGTCGCTGTGGACCCTGCCGATGGAGGTCGTCGGCTACCTGATCGTGCTGACTATCGGCCTGCTGGTCGCGCTCGGCGTGGCGCGTCTGGTGGTGCTGCTGCCGCTGCTGGCCGGGCTGATGGTGCTCGACGGGGCTTTCGTGTTGAAGACGCTGGCACCGGTGGCCTGGATGTCCGTGGTGGTCGGGTCACTGGTCGCGTACATGGTGGCCTACGTGCTGGGCATGGTGCTGTACGCGTTGCGGGACCGGCTGCCGTTCAGCCCGCTGGCCGCGGCGGCGCTGCTGATCCTCTGGCTGGCGCTGTACTGGACCCCGGCGCGGTACTTCATGATGCCGGCGGTCGCCGCCTACGGCGCCATCGCGATGGCGCGGAACTGGCCGGCGAAGTGGGTCGTGGGCAGACGGTGGATGGCGGGCAGTTACGGCATGTACCTCTGGGGGTTCCTGGTCCAGCAGTTGATCGTCGCGGCCGGGGTGCGCGACCCGTGGCTGCTGACCGCCTGTGCGGTACCGGTGGCCTACCTCTGCGGGGTGCTCTCCTGGGTGCTGGTCGAGGAGCCGACCCAGCGCTGGCGCCGCCACCTGCGCCCACCTCGGCCACCCGCCCGGCAGGACGCCCGGCAGGACACAGTGGCGGTCTCGGCCTGA
- a CDS encoding serine/threonine-protein kinase, producing the protein MRAGQLIADRYRLREPVGSGGMGEVWRAYDEELHRVVAVKYARGDAPEPEDRGMRREARIAAGLQHPHVITVHDVVVEAGARWLVMEYLPSRSLAETLDERGHLPVPEAAGIGVQIADALEAVHARGVVHRDVKPGNILVTEDGLAKLADFGISRAVWGELTLTEGGAAAGTPAYLSPEVADGGEPHPASDMFSLGASLYAAVEGGSPFGDSENPLAILRKAAAGEIAPMRRSGALTPVLTALLRRDPAKRPDAAETRRLLEQIVRDGGTGPIPGPVGKPDRRARGRCRAVFAAAGLVATALALLWVVLPTDSPTDQPGPSASADLPKPVAAVGDTHTADPCALLDQAALAPFGELELETDYGNFDRCDLVVTSGEKSEVDVEMQFEPVTAPIPGESRPLEVRREAESDGECERTVLLGDQNRVVVTAQQNKDGPADLCRMADAATDGALAVLGRGTVPRRTVPIDPRSLANANACGLLDNTALAKIPGVDANHPDIGFGGWDCGWSSTTSDVSVKLRFDRHQPLTASDGRPMRLAGRDAFIEPEGDGDDTCVARIVHRPYTDDDGKRAVELAFLVVSGPQPSEWRCTLATDLAKAAAGALPPL; encoded by the coding sequence GTGCGGGCTGGTCAGCTGATCGCGGACCGCTACCGCCTGCGGGAGCCGGTGGGCTCGGGCGGTATGGGCGAGGTCTGGCGGGCCTACGACGAGGAGCTTCACCGGGTGGTCGCGGTGAAGTACGCCCGTGGCGATGCTCCGGAGCCGGAGGACCGCGGCATGCGGCGCGAAGCCAGGATCGCCGCCGGCCTGCAGCATCCGCATGTGATCACCGTGCACGACGTGGTGGTCGAGGCGGGCGCCCGCTGGCTGGTGATGGAGTACCTCCCCTCGCGGAGCCTGGCCGAGACCCTCGACGAGCGCGGCCACCTACCCGTGCCCGAAGCGGCCGGTATCGGCGTGCAGATCGCCGACGCGCTGGAGGCCGTGCACGCGCGCGGGGTGGTGCACCGCGACGTCAAACCGGGCAACATCCTGGTCACCGAGGACGGCCTGGCCAAACTGGCCGACTTCGGCATCTCGCGGGCGGTGTGGGGCGAGCTCACGCTGACCGAAGGCGGGGCTGCCGCCGGCACCCCGGCCTACCTGTCGCCGGAGGTAGCCGACGGCGGTGAGCCGCATCCGGCTTCGGACATGTTCTCGCTCGGCGCCAGCCTGTATGCGGCGGTGGAAGGCGGCTCCCCGTTCGGGGACTCCGAGAACCCGCTGGCGATCCTGCGCAAGGCGGCCGCCGGCGAAATCGCGCCGATGCGCCGGTCCGGCGCGCTGACCCCGGTGCTCACCGCACTGCTCAGACGCGACCCGGCGAAGCGGCCGGACGCCGCCGAGACCCGCCGTCTGCTGGAACAGATCGTGCGCGACGGCGGCACCGGGCCGATTCCCGGTCCGGTCGGAAAACCCGACAGGCGTGCACGCGGCCGATGTCGCGCCGTCTTCGCCGCGGCCGGGCTCGTTGCGACGGCGCTCGCGCTGCTGTGGGTCGTGCTGCCAACGGACTCGCCGACCGACCAGCCGGGGCCGTCCGCCTCTGCCGATCTGCCGAAACCGGTCGCCGCGGTCGGCGACACGCACACCGCCGACCCCTGCGCGCTGCTCGACCAGGCCGCGCTGGCGCCGTTCGGCGAGCTCGAGCTGGAGACCGACTACGGCAACTTCGACCGCTGCGACCTGGTGGTGACGTCCGGCGAGAAGTCCGAGGTCGACGTAGAGATGCAGTTCGAGCCGGTCACCGCACCGATCCCGGGCGAGTCCCGGCCGCTGGAGGTCCGGCGGGAGGCGGAAAGCGACGGCGAATGCGAGCGGACCGTGCTGCTCGGCGACCAGAACAGGGTGGTGGTGACCGCCCAGCAGAACAAGGACGGCCCGGCCGACCTCTGCAGAATGGCCGACGCCGCCACCGATGGCGCGCTCGCCGTGCTCGGCCGGGGCACCGTCCCGCGCCGGACCGTGCCGATCGACCCTCGTTCGCTGGCCAACGCGAACGCGTGCGGATTACTCGACAACACCGCGCTGGCGAAGATCCCCGGGGTCGACGCCAACCATCCGGACATCGGGTTCGGCGGCTGGGACTGCGGCTGGAGCAGCACCACCAGCGACGTCTCGGTCAAGCTGCGGTTCGACCGGCATCAGCCGCTGACCGCATCGGACGGCCGTCCGATGCGGCTCGCCGGGCGGGACGCGTTCATCGAGCCGGAGGGCGACGGCGACGACACCTGTGTCGCCAGGATCGTCCACCGGCCCTACACCGACGACGACGGCAAACGTGCGGTCGAGCTGGCGTTCCTGGTGGTCAGCGGTCCGCAGCCGAGCGAATGGCGGTGCACGCTGGCCACCGACCTGGCCAAGGCCGCGGCGGGCGCGCTTCCGCCCCTCTGA
- a CDS encoding DUF2277 domain-containing protein, with protein MCRNITALRGLEPAATAEEIEAAARQYVRKVTGVQTLSDATREPFEAAVAEIAEVTTRLLGELPARRKPPATVPPLRRPEVRARIAAKS; from the coding sequence ATGTGCCGAAACATCACGGCCCTTCGTGGCCTGGAGCCCGCGGCGACGGCGGAGGAGATCGAGGCCGCCGCCCGTCAGTACGTCCGGAAGGTCACCGGGGTGCAGACCCTGTCCGACGCGACCCGCGAACCGTTCGAGGCGGCGGTCGCGGAGATCGCCGAGGTCACCACCCGGCTGCTCGGCGAGCTGCCGGCCCGCCGCAAGCCACCGGCCACCGTGCCGCCGCTGCGGCGCCCCGAGGTCCGCGCCCGGATCGCCGCGAAGTCCTGA